ggagacagaacgaaacatatttcaccaaaattattcttcacacatgatctccaaaagaatggtgatattgatgtacaacaagttagttcgagtgataatcttacatatttattcacaaaggcattaccaacatcaacttttgagaagctaagatataagattggaatgcatcGTCTCCacaatatcaaatgaagttttcatcagggggaagTGAAATACgtgttgtactctttttcccttaatcaGGGTTTTATTCCACTggattttcctggtaaggtttttaatgaggccgCACTCAGAACGTATTATCAGATgtatgtactctttttccttcattaggcttttttccactaggttttttctagtaagattttaacAAGGCACAACATTTATGGGTGTTcaggataactatgtatattgtttcttgtaaagtttttaatgaggcacattaCACGTGGATAGTGTTATGAAAGGACAAAGGACAAAATGTAGTGGATGTTCCACTTTGTGGGACccacttaaaaataaaatattgtacTATCCCTTAACCTCTTAATTCAtcaggctataaatagccttatCCAGCTTGTGATTAAACACACTGATCTTCTCAACTCTCTTCTCTCTTACTGTCTTTCTTCTCTCGTActctcttcttcttatttttctaagttagtttattttataacaatgaatttattaaattattaatatatatatatacacacattaTATTCCATCCAAACTTTGACCTCTCGTGGTGGTGAGTTTGGTCCGGACCCTTATCTTGTGTATTATTTAAACAAAAGAATATAAGAGGGGATCAAACCTTACCTCTAGTTTCAAGAGCATGCATAGGGGAGGAAGAGcaataaacttcaatttaaagGTAGCTTaaatagacaaaaaaaaaaagaagctattATTTACGTGAAATGGCTTGAATCCTTTAAAATTCAATTACATAATGTACATTCAATTTCTAGAAGACTAAGCAACATCCCCTTAAATCATAACAAAAGTGAATGACCAGGGAGTCTTTCTCTAGGTTATTGATCAATGTTATTAATTAGAATTACTTGGCATAACCgtttaaatgatttgattacataaaaatactttaattttaattttttatttatctttaataAGATGATTTATAAGTTATAATaatacaattttgttttcaatcGAGCATCGCCACATAAATTAAAGCAGAAGAACTAATACTTATACAACACACACCATTAGAgaataatagaaaataaatattacttttgagatatGAAGTAATTATAGTCTTAAGACCACTCTATATACACAAACTCACTTACAAGTCGAATAATTATGACATTAAATcaacaatattattttaatttgcaCAAAATTTTACATACTCCATTGTAGAAGATTATGGTAATCTTTCATTTTGGGTTCTTGAATTCGAACCCCATTCAATGGCTTCGGCAACTGCTCTCTCTCGTTCtgtaattttttcttcttcatgacTTTCTTCATTAACAGACGACGACGATGAAACAGGCAATGGGGGAGAAACTAGTGACCCGAATCCCTTACCCGATTCGGCCCAAAGGAAAGTGAGAGCAGTGACCACATCACTGATCGATGGACGAACGGTTGGATCTTCTTGCAGACACATGGCAGCAATAGCTACCGCTTGATTGAAacttctttttggaaaatccccTTTAAATAATGGATCTGCCAATTCTGTATATCTACTTGTGTATTTGAAAATTGGTTCCGCCtgaaaaaaatatagtaatGAATTTAAGTTTATAAGGTAACGatataacaaaaacatttaTAGAATTACGTAAAGTGTAAGGTAATTATTAAAGTATATGGATAACAAAAACGATCTCTATattgtatgtgtatatatgttaaATCCGATTAGAATAGTCAGTTAGGCGTAAAATTAATGAAAGAgtcaataatttttatattaccTCGATGTAATTTAATCGACTATGATAGATTATTATCATGTTTACTAAGTAACTGTATCACGTTTTTTATAAAGAGATATCTATTCTAATAGGTCAACTTAACATATAggtttaaaaattataaattattagtGAATTTTACAATCTAAGATAAGAGAATTAAAATGCATAAAAGAAACTATATAGGAACCACATATAGCAAAGagtatttttacttatttttttgcaTATATATAGTACAATAATAACGATATTCAGTGTAATTTCATAAGTGGAGTTAGAGAAGAATAGAATGTGCGCACACCTTATTTTTATCTTtgcaggtagagaaattatTTCCCATAAATCCTCGACTCAAAAAAAGTATAGACAAAACAtgatagaaagaaaaataacgATAATAAAATAGCAAAACCGCTAGGCAGAGTTCAATTGAATCcccttaattatttaaaatattatactaTGCAAATAGTGtaatattgttttttttcttctaattatATGTAAACTATTAAATCCTTTTGATACGAGGGAGGATTCTAGAATAGTGTAGAAAACATGGTTCAATAATTGCTTTAGATCACAAGTTCATGTATCAAACatgatattttagtattttcttGAATCTTTAACATAAATTTCTGATTTCGCCATTTGACtattgaaaattcaaaaaatagaggAAGAGAGAAATGTTTGACTTACCCAAGCCACTAAAATCTGTTCATGCCCATTTTTTGTAGGATCAACAGCTCTTTTTCCAGTAATTAGCTCCAACAAAACAACACCAAAGCTATAAACATCTGATTTAACAGAAAGTTGTCCTGTTCTTTGATACTCTGGAGCACAATAACCATAAGTTCCCATAACTCTAGAAGACACATGGGAATTATCACCCATTGGTCCAAGTTTTGCTAATCCAAAATCTGATAATTTTGCATTGTAATCTTTATCAAGCAAAATATTTGAGGACTTCAAGTCTCTATATATGACTGGTGGATTTGCTTTATGATGCAAATATTCTAGACCCTTTGCTGCATTTGATGCTATTTTCATCCTTGTGAACCAATCTAATGGAGTTCTATCTGGTGCAacatctaaaaaaaaaagaattcaaCGTGATTAGTTTGATATATTTTCCGTGTCGACAGAGACAAAGTCAGAATTTTTACTAaatgaattcaaaatataaaaaataaacactCGAAGATGCCAACGAGATCCAACTTGTAGTATCACAACTAaagatcattattttctcaCTAAAAAACGACCGATGGCTATTCCCACatatattttgattaaataggtgagaaaaaaaaatagtaatgtaCATACGGAAAAATTTAAACTTTTTCACTATTTCAGTGAGAATCTGTTTCCTACCATACATTTTTTCCAGTGAGCTGGTTTAATGGAAAATGAGTAGAAAAATCATGTCTGAACTCTGTTCAACGAATCTTCAAAGAAACTTCGTACCTCCTATTAGGGTGAAGTGCGCATATAGGGAAGTGGGCCCTCGgctattaaaaaaatgattttgatcTATCGGTGAAAATGCAATTATAGatgaaaaattaaatatctttAGTATGAGGCAGGGGTATCATGCTCTATTGTATACATGGACGGAGCTAGGGTACCAAAAGGAATTCATCTGAACTCTTTTTGTCGAAAATAATATACAAGGTCAAGAAATACTTTTTAATGTAGTATTATATAAGAGATCGATGTTGAAATCCGATGgtttctttttatgtttctgATCTGATTGTACAAATACTTTTTACGAGTGCATAAAACTTAAACTCATACGCACCAAATAAATGATCTTCGAGGGCTCCCTGTTGCATATATTCATAAACTAGAAGTCTCTGTTCTCCATCAGCACAATAACCAATGAGGTTGACAAGATTATCGTGGTGAAGAAGGCTCAACATCAAAACCTCTACAAGAAATTCTCTGTTTCCTTGTAATCCATTACGGTCAAGCTGCTTCACTGCTATAACCTGAACAACAAAAATGTTATTCGTGCAGATgcagattcaaaattttaaatttatgattcTGAATTCTAGAGTTGAACAATGACTGAGTCcggaataaattatttatacatgtaCAAATAGCAAAACTAACCCGTAAGAATTCGTTCCATTAATTAACTCAATTCATCTTGATCCAATCAACTACATTACATCTAAAAGTTAGAACCGATTTGGGGTAAGTATGTAGTCCAAATTGAccaaataagaaatatttgaataaattatgttgtttgatatgttatatataattataataaagaaaaaaaataaagttctaTTAGTTCTGTTgggtaataaaataaattaggtAAGAAAACAAACAATGAAATTAAAACTTGATTCAACCCATTTCAGGCCAACCAACGGTTAAACTAATCAAACAACAAACTTATTTTTTCATTCAACTCATTTTGACTCGAATAAATTCAATCCAAACCGCTCATTTACCATCACTAATTGTGAAAGTAATAGCTCGGACTAACAACTTTTCAGCCATGGAACTGAAAAATTGCCATTGTCAATTTGTCATGGAATTTCAAATTCCATAGGTAAAACTTCATGAtaataagtctcaaaatttcacGTGTGAAATTTAAAACTCCACGACATAACAATGACTATTTTTCTATTACATAGATTGAAAAGTGACCATTTAATTTGTGTaacaaaattttcttaaatttgatgTTTGAATTACCTGTCCAGTTCTATCAAGGTGACCTTTGTAAACTCGTCCAAATCCACCTTCACCTATAAGACATTCTTGGCGGAAATTCTTGGTGGCAGTTGCAAGTTCTCTAAAAGTGAAAGTTTGAGCTGCaatattcttgttttcttcatCCTTCTTATAATTACCAACCTTTTGGTTTATTATGTTTTCTGAGAAATGTAAATTTTCAtttattagaaaaagaaaaaaaatgtgtcCAAAATAAAACGATCAATCCATATTGAAGATTTACGTAAACAATCaactaataatttgaaattaagGCGCAATTGATTGATCATGCAATAAATGAGGGTACCATGAATTCAGTTGAactcaatatttttaatataactCTAATTAGATAAATATATGTGAAAATTCATTAAGATTTGAATAAATATTAAACTTTTACAACGGGTGGATGATTAAAAAAACATAGATGAAAAAAAAGG
This Solanum dulcamara chromosome 8, daSolDulc1.2, whole genome shotgun sequence DNA region includes the following protein-coding sequences:
- the LOC129900843 gene encoding probable serine/threonine-protein kinase PBL26, which gives rise to MNCFSCFSFHENKTSNNNKKKRKETSTSVHPHRENLSPDQAQPFSKTKTQHKPHSQPPQRTHPENIINQKVGNYKKDEENKNIAAQTFTFRELATATKNFRQECLIGEGGFGRVYKGHLDRTGQVIAVKQLDRNGLQGNREFLVEVLMLSLLHHDNLVNLIGYCADGEQRLLVYEYMQQGALEDHLFDVAPDRTPLDWFTRMKIASNAAKGLEYLHHKANPPVIYRDLKSSNILLDKDYNAKLSDFGLAKLGPMGDNSHVSSRVMGTYGYCAPEYQRTGQLSVKSDVYSFGVVLLELITGKRAVDPTKNGHEQILVAWAEPIFKYTSRYTELADPLFKGDFPKRSFNQAVAIAAMCLQEDPTVRPSISDVVTALTFLWAESGKGFGSLVSPPLPVSSSSSVNEESHEEEKITERERAVAEAIEWGSNSRTQNERLP